The genomic window TATTCCTGTTCATCATGAGGAAGTACAGGAAAGACACACTGAAAACAGCAAAAATTTCATAATTTTGTTTAGAAAAATCAATCCATGGGTATCTATCCTACTAGAAAGAAGTTTTATTTCTACTGTTAAAACGGACAATCAAGACACAAGGAGGAATCATCCATGGGTTGGATTATCACATTGATCGTAGGCGGCATCATCGGATGGCTCGCCGGACTCATTCTCGGTAAAGACGTGCCATTCGGCATCATCGGAAACATCATCGCAGGACTTGTCGGTGCTGCAATCGCAAATGCACTCGGCCTGAGCTTCGGGCCTGAAGTCGGCGGTGTAAGTATTATCGGTGGCCTGCTCGGTGCAATCATCTTAATTCTTATTGTTTCATTCATTATGAAAGCACTTGGCGGCAACAGGGCATAATACGTGAAAAGACCTCGTAAATTCATTTTACGAGGTCTTTTTTTCTTTATTTTCTTCATCCGTATCCTTAATCAGCCAGCGTGATTCCCTGGATTCTTCCAGACGCCGCTGTCCGTTCTCTTCCTTCATACGGTCAAGCTCAAGCTGCATATGTTTGTTTTCAAGCAGGAAGTTCTCCTGTCTGAGCCGTTCCAGCTCCTTCTCCTCCTGGAGCCTGCGGATTTCAAGCTTCTCCTTCTTCTGCCTGTGGCTGACGTTGATGGCATAGAGCGGGATGGAAAAGAAAAGTGCAACCGGCACTGTTGTGACAAGAAACTCAAAAATACCCATATGGACACCACCCTCGTTTGTTAACTACAGTTTATCACACCCTCATATGCAATTGCATATTTTGAAAATGGTCATGGGATCTTGGAAAGCACCTGCGGTTCCCATATAATGAAGAGAAAGAGGTGTCATTATATGGAATTGAACAGAGATAACTTATTAAATGCATATGAACAAGGTTTTCTGGACAAGGATACGCACAAGATCGGACATCACCCTCCTCGCATGATCATCAATTCCAAGGAGGAGAATGTACTTTCTTCCATGCTTGATGAAATGGAAGGCTGCCTTTCTTTCTCCATATCCGTCGCCTTCATTACGGAAGGTGGTCTGGCTACCTTGAAGACGGCACTCTATGAACTTGCAAAGCAGAACAGGGGCGGGAGGATCATCACCTCTACATATTTAAATTTCAATAAACCCAAAGTATTCAAAGCTCTGCTCAATATACCGAACCTTGAGGTCAGGGCAGCAGATAAGGAAGGCTTCCATGCGAAGGGCTATGTCTTCCGCAACAGCCACTATTCCTCCATGTTCATCGGCAGCTCTAACCTTACCGACACTGCCCTGAAGAAGAACTACGAATACAACCTCAAGCTGACCAGCCTTGAAAATGGTGCCGTCATCCAGCATTTCAACAGTCAGTTTGAAAAGTTATGGGAAGAGTCCACCGTTGTAGATGACGAATGGATACGGAGATATGAACAGGCCTATGTTGAACAGCCGGAACAGCGGAAAGTCCTGCAAGTCATCGAAGACCGTTCGAGATATCATCACCAGATGATGACCGGTCAGGTCATCCAGCCGAACATCATGCAGAAGGAGGCGCTGATGGAGCTTTCCGGTCTTCGCAAGGCCGGAAAGGACAAGGGTCTCGTCGTCTCTGCTACAGGCACCGGAAAGACGTATCTGGCGGCATTCGATGTACAGCAGTACCGTCCCGGGCGCATGCTTTTTCTGGCACACCGCGAACAGATTCTTGAGAAGTCCATGAATGATTTTTCAAAACTGCTCGGGGAACCCCTCTCCGACTTCGGACTTTACAGCGGCAGAAGTAAAAAAAGTGAAGCGAAATATCTATTTGCCACTGTCCAGACATTATCTAAAGAAGCCAATCTGGGGCAGTTCAATCCGGATGACTTCGACTACATCATCGTGGATGAGGCCCACCGTTCCAGTGCTGCAACATATACGAAGATCCTCAATCATTTTTCTCCCGGTTTTCTGCTTGGAATGACAGCCACACCCGAGCGGACGGACGATATGGAGATATTCAGCCTGTTCGACTACAATATCGCCTATGAAATACGTCTTCAGCAGGCATTGGAGGAGGAGATCCTTTCCCCCTTCCATTACTTCGGCGTCACCGACTACGAAAAGGATGGCATGAGCATCGATGATACGACTGCACTCGGACAACTGACGAGCAATGAACGCATCGCCCATCTGATTGCAAAAATCGAATACTACGGCCATTCCGGCGAAACGCTCAGGGGCCTGATGTTCGTATCCAACAGGGCAGAAGCAGCAGAACTGAGCCGATCGCTCAATCATCACGGTTACAGGACCCGCGCCCTGACAGGTGATGATTCCCAGCAGATGCGCCTACAGACGGTCAGGGAACTGGAGGGTGGGATGCTCGACTATATCATTACTGTGGACATCTTCAATGAAGGCGTCGACATCCCTTCCATCAACCAGGTGGTGATGCTCCGCCAGACGCAGTCGAGCATCATCTTCATCCAACAGCTCGGCCGCGGGCTCAGAAAACATGATGACAAGGAGTACCTGACCGTCATCGACTTCATCGGCAACTACAGGAACAACTATATGATCCCCATCGCCCTTACAGGCGACAGATCCTACAATAAGGACAGGCTCAGGAAATCACTGATGGACCGGAATACACTCACCGGTGTTTCGACCATCAACTTCGAATCGATCGCAAAGGAAAAGATATACAAGGCCATAAATACCACCACACTCAACACCCAAAGCTTCCTGAAGGAGATGCACCTGTATTTGAAGAATAAGATCGGCAGGCCTCCTGCACTCATCGATTTCCATGATGATGCGGATGTCATCGATCCTCTTGTGATACTTCATAAGTACAGCCATTACCTGGAATTCCTGGTTAAGATCAAAGAGAAGCATCTGACCATATCAAAGAATGACCATCAGGTCCTGAGCTTCCTTTCCAAGGAAATCACCGAGGGCAAGCGTGTCCATGAGACCCTCCTGCTTCAGCAGATCATCGAATCCCCAGTCAATATGAGGGACTTTCAGTTGGAGATGCATCGACGGGGCTACCATATGACGGATGATACGATGCGCTCGGTCCTCAGAAACCTTACCCATGCTTTCCATACGCAGCAGGATCTCAAAAAATATGGCGGCCCCCTCATAGAAGTGGCAGACGACCTCATCCGCCCCGCCCCTGCGTTCTCCAGTGCATTGGAGAATCCCGAAATCAGGACACACATCACCCAGGTGCTGGAATTGTCGCTCGTCCTCAGCAGAGCATATGACCAGTCGAAGCCCCTGACAGTCAATCAGAAATATTCAAGGAAGGACGTCTGCCGCCTGCTCAATTGGGATAAGGATGAATCCTCTACATTATATGGATATAAATATAAGCATGGGACATGTCCGATTTTCATCACCTACCATAAGGACGATGAGATTGAAGATACAATCCGATACGAAGACCGCTTCCTCGACCTGAATACGCTGAAATGGTTCACCCGGAGCAACCGCACCCTCCAATCCAAAGAAATCAAAGCCCTTCTCGAGGGCCACAGGGAGGGCGACCCCATCCACATCTTCGTAAAGAAGGACGATGATGAAGGAAGCACATTCTACTACCTCGGTGAGGGTCACATCGATCATCAGACATTGGAGGAGACGAGGATGAATGATGGTACGGGCAAACCGGTAGTGAAGATGAACATGCTGATGGAGAATCCGGTCGACTATGACCTATACAAATACCTGGAATCCGGTACACACGAATGAAAAAATGGAACCCCACGAAACGTGGGGTTCCATTTCTATTCCTCTTCTTCGTCACCATCCGGCTGGTTATAGCCTTTGAGCAGGGCGACCTGCTTGATCAGATGGCTGTCCATATCGAGTACGATCCATTTGTCTTCTTCCGTATTGACATAGTCATCCGTTTCAATATCAGTATTGATGCTCTGGAGCCAGCCGCCGATGGTGTCGATGTCATCACTGTTGTCGAAAGTGATGTCGAACTGTTCATTGAGGTCGTCGAGCAGTACACGTCCATTTATGTGGTAGATGTCATCCTCCACTTTGACGATATCAGGTTCTTCATCCTCATCGAATTCGTCCCTGATTTCCCCGACGATCTCCTCAAGGATATCCTCCATGGTAATCATGCCGGCTGTACCACCATACTCATCGATGATGAGGGCGATATGCACACGTTCACGCTGCATTTTCACCAGCGCATCGCTGATGCGTGATACTTCAGTCAGCATCGGTATTTCATGTATGTGATCCTCCGGCCTGACTTCCTCGTCGGATACATGGTTCGTCAGGAACTCCCTCACATTGAGGAAGCCGATGATCTGGTCCTTGTCCCCGCTCTCATCGGTGACCGGATAACGGGTATAGTTATGCTCTTTGACATTCTCCAGTACATCTTCGATGTTTACAGGGTCTGTCAGTGTGATCATCTGCGTCCTCGGCACCATGATGTCCTTTGCAAGCCTTTCATCGAAGGAAAAGATGTTCTGCATGTATGCGAGTTCCGTCTGATTTATTTCTCCACTTTGATAACTTTGTGTCATTATAATCTTAAGCTCATCTTCCGAGTGCGCCTGTTCTACAGCCACATCCTTGAATCCGACGAGTCTGACGAGGAATCTTGCTGCACCGTTCATCGTCCAGATCAGTGGTTTCATTATGACGCCGAAGAAATACAGGGGGCCTGAAAGTGCCAATGCCAATTTTTCTGCATACTGGATTGCGACTGTCTTTGGTGCAAGTTCACCAACGACGACATGGATGAAGGTGACGATGATGAATGCCAGCGCTACGGTCAATACCGTGGTCAACTGGTCCGGTATCCCCATCAGTTCAAAAAGGGGATGCAGTACGACTTCGAATGTCGACTCACCGATCCACCCGAGACCAAGGGCAGTTACAGTAATACCCAGCTGACAGGCGGACAGGTAATAGTCGAGTTCCCTCGTCATTTTGCGCACACGTCGCGCTTTCCTGTTCCCTTCTTCAATGAGCTGATCGATGCGTGACAGCCTTGCTTTGACGAGTGCAAATTCAGATCCTACAAAAAGCATTGTGAGTAATATAAGAATTACAAATAAAATTAAGTTCCATATCGTGGTTATGTCCAATTAGTTCCCTTGTCTAGAAGGGATTCACCTCCGGTAATATTTGACTACAATCTTTGCGTATAGTGCTTTCTGAAACAGGGTAACGATTCTCTTCTAACATCTCAGTCGGCACATGAAATTTCAAATCCGCCTTCCCAATTGTAGTCACCTCCCAAAAGTTAATAATTATAGTCATTTTACCATAATCACTTTTCTCCTTGCTACATCTAATCACTTTTCAAACTATATAATATGTAGGTTTTATGTCGAAGCCACGTTTTCCGGCACTCCCGCTTCCTTGTTTGCATAAAAAACGCGATCCGGAACTGATTCCGAATCGCATTTCCTATCGGCCTTTTGTAAACCCAAATCCAATTGTACCATGTCCGGTATGCACGCCGGCTACAGTCACCAGAGGTTCTACCACCAGATTGACATCAGGCAGCCTTTCCTCGATCTTCTTCTTCCATTCGTCCACCAGGCTTGCACTTCCCGCATGTACGAGGCCGAGGGTCTTCACTCCCCCTGCTTTTACGTGCTCCTCAAGATTAGCAAGCACCGCATTGTATATCTTCTTTTTCGTGCGCAGCTTTTCTCCGACAACAACTTTACCGTCATCGAATTCGAGCTTCAGGTGGATGTTGAGGACGGAGGCGAGCA from Salinicoccus sp. RF5 includes these protein-coding regions:
- a CDS encoding hemolysin family protein, with protein sequence MDITTIWNLILFVILILLTMLFVGSEFALVKARLSRIDQLIEEGNRKARRVRKMTRELDYYLSACQLGITVTALGLGWIGESTFEVVLHPLFELMGIPDQLTTVLTVALAFIIVTFIHVVVGELAPKTVAIQYAEKLALALSGPLYFFGVIMKPLIWTMNGAARFLVRLVGFKDVAVEQAHSEDELKIIMTQSYQSGEINQTELAYMQNIFSFDERLAKDIMVPRTQMITLTDPVNIEDVLENVKEHNYTRYPVTDESGDKDQIIGFLNVREFLTNHVSDEEVRPEDHIHEIPMLTEVSRISDALVKMQRERVHIALIIDEYGGTAGMITMEDILEEIVGEIRDEFDEDEEPDIVKVEDDIYHINGRVLLDDLNEQFDITFDNSDDIDTIGGWLQSINTDIETDDYVNTEEDKWIVLDMDSHLIKQVALLKGYNQPDGDEEEE
- a CDS encoding DUF3427 domain-containing protein, which codes for MELNRDNLLNAYEQGFLDKDTHKIGHHPPRMIINSKEENVLSSMLDEMEGCLSFSISVAFITEGGLATLKTALYELAKQNRGGRIITSTYLNFNKPKVFKALLNIPNLEVRAADKEGFHAKGYVFRNSHYSSMFIGSSNLTDTALKKNYEYNLKLTSLENGAVIQHFNSQFEKLWEESTVVDDEWIRRYEQAYVEQPEQRKVLQVIEDRSRYHHQMMTGQVIQPNIMQKEALMELSGLRKAGKDKGLVVSATGTGKTYLAAFDVQQYRPGRMLFLAHREQILEKSMNDFSKLLGEPLSDFGLYSGRSKKSEAKYLFATVQTLSKEANLGQFNPDDFDYIIVDEAHRSSAATYTKILNHFSPGFLLGMTATPERTDDMEIFSLFDYNIAYEIRLQQALEEEILSPFHYFGVTDYEKDGMSIDDTTALGQLTSNERIAHLIAKIEYYGHSGETLRGLMFVSNRAEAAELSRSLNHHGYRTRALTGDDSQQMRLQTVRELEGGMLDYIITVDIFNEGVDIPSINQVVMLRQTQSSIIFIQQLGRGLRKHDDKEYLTVIDFIGNYRNNYMIPIALTGDRSYNKDRLRKSLMDRNTLTGVSTINFESIAKEKIYKAINTTTLNTQSFLKEMHLYLKNKIGRPPALIDFHDDADVIDPLVILHKYSHYLEFLVKIKEKHLTISKNDHQVLSFLSKEITEGKRVHETLLLQQIIESPVNMRDFQLEMHRRGYHMTDDTMRSVLRNLTHAFHTQQDLKKYGGPLIEVADDLIRPAPAFSSALENPEIRTHITQVLELSLVLSRAYDQSKPLTVNQKYSRKDVCRLLNWDKDESSTLYGYKYKHGTCPIFITYHKDDEIEDTIRYEDRFLDLNTLKWFTRSNRTLQSKEIKALLEGHREGDPIHIFVKKDDDEGSTFYYLGEGHIDHQTLEETRMNDGTGKPVVKMNMLMENPVDYDLYKYLESGTHE
- a CDS encoding GlsB/YeaQ/YmgE family stress response membrane protein: MGWIITLIVGGIIGWLAGLILGKDVPFGIIGNIIAGLVGAAIANALGLSFGPEVGGVSIIGGLLGAIILILIVSFIMKALGGNRA